The Tursiops truncatus isolate mTurTru1 chromosome 20, mTurTru1.mat.Y, whole genome shotgun sequence DNA window CAGCCTGGTGAGGCCCATCTAACCAGCTGTGCTCCCTTTCCACCCAGTATGTGTCCGAAGTGGTGATTGGGGCCCCGTACTCGGTCACAGCAGAGCTCCTGGATCACTTCAAGGTGAGGACGGGGCTCCTGGCGGGCGGCTTCCAGGGAGAGTCTTGACTGAGTGGCGCCAGGCCAGCTCTCTGAGCCCAGGCTGCTTCCCTGGAGAGGGCCTTCTGGGGGCAGGGGACCATGGGTGGAGATGCTGGGAGGGCGCCCTGACCCCCGCCTCCTCCCCAGGTGGACCTGGTGTGTCATGGGAAGACAGAAATCATGCCTGACAAGGATGGCTCCGACCCATATGAGGTGGGTCATGCTGGGCCCTCGACAGACATGTGATGGCCACTGTCTGATGCTTCCCAGCCACCTAACGCCCCCGCACCTCATCATGCCTGTCTGGGAAATGGGCGGGATGACAGCTGCCACGCTAGTGGCCTCACGGCTTAAGGAGGCAGGTTGCTAACGGGTGGGAATAACTGCCCCCACCATAGTGGGGTGGGAACTCTCTGAACCAGGGCAACAGGGCAGTCTTCTTGGGGTCCAAAGGAGGgctctcacctcctcctcctcctggcctcCAGGAGCCCAAAAGAAGGGGTATTTTCTGTCAGATCGACAGTGGGAATGACCTCACCACGGATCTCATTGTCCAGCGCATCATCAAGAACAGGTGAGTCTCAGCCAGGCTGCTGGGGGCACGGGAAGCCGCTGAGGCTTGGGTATGGGTGCACCACTCACCCCCACCTGGCCCCCAGGCTGGAGTACGAGGCCCGGAACCAGAAGAAGGAGGCCAAGGAGCTGGCCTTCCTGGAGGCCATGAGACAGCAGGAGGCGCGGCCTGAGAGGGAGAGCGACTGTGACTTCTGACCAGAGGGGAGAGGTCGCCAAGGGCCCTCCGAGTGCTGgccctgtcccagccctgcctcgAGAGCTTGGCTCGGTTTTTAACAAAGCTGCGGTGCCCTCCTTTCCAACCACCTGGCCGTGGAAGGGCTGGTGTGGAGGACACTGCCTTTCACCCTGCCCGTGAGGTGTCCGTCTTGCAGCAGgccctcctgcccttcctgccGAGCTGCACAGTGAGGGGATCCAGCACAGTGGAGCAGCCCAACAGGCAGGGTGAGCAGGGGGCACCTTCAACAGAGGGGTGCCACCCTGCGTGCCCGGAAAGGCCCAGTTTCCATCCTTTCGGCTCCGCTGCTGCTCTCCATTCTGCCCCCAGGAAGCTCCTGCAGACCCTGGATGCCCCCCACCGCCCAGCTCGAGGCCGTGGCCTTCCTGCCCGCCCGGCCTCCGTGGGAGCCAGCATCAGGGAGCAGTGACCCAGGGCCCCGCCCCCTTTCCTCCTCAGAGTGCAGACCATGCCACCTCCCACATGAGCGGCCTCTGCCCTGCAGTGTGTCCCTGGCGCCCCGGGGCCTGTCGCCCGGACGCTGCACCCCCTGCTTCCCGGGCCAGCCTCCCCACAGACTGTTCTCGGTTTTGTACCTGACTAGCTGGTGTGCAACCGAATAAACCTGCTAGGAGGTGCTCTGCCTCAGGCTCTCAACCCTGCAGGGCAGGACCAGGAAACCCACCACCTTGGCCGTGCTCCCCGTTGCCCACCCAGCAAGGAGGGGGCCAGCAGGCAGCATGATGGCAGCAAGGAACCCCCCAGATCTGGGCCCCCAGACACCTCCAGCTGCCTCCCACGTGGCAGGCGAcaaaaaaaggggagggaggcaaggacCAACAGAGTACCTTTGGCCCCAGTGTCTGTCATGGGGAAAATGAGAGGCTGACACCCCGCGGCCCACATAGAGCTACCTGATCCAGGAAGGAATTAGGGGCTGCTCCCTGGCCCAATCCACAGAATCTCAGGGTCTTCTGCACCCAAGTCAGGGCACACTTGGAGTAGTGCCGTGGCTGCAGGGTGCTGACCCCGGTCACCTCTtgatggggttgggggggaacAGTGGCAGTGGTTTATGGCTCTGTGGTGTTCAAGAGTGAGGACTGTGATGTTTTCTCAGTCCTCTGCCAGTTTCCTCCAGAATGGCCTCTGCCCTGCGCTGCTGAGCCAGATGGGGCTGGAGTACCCTGTGGCCCGGCCCCATGGGAGCCCCTGGCCAGCGGTCACTCCTTCTGGAAGGTGGGCCTGTCCTTTCTTTTGGTCCTTAAGGTCCAGCCTAGAACCCGTGCAGGAAGCTGCTGTGGGGGACTACGGTGCACGCACCCTGGCCGGGCAGCTGCTGCCTTGCTTCCTTTGTTCCCTCCTCGAGTAGGGGGAGCTCACTAAGCTGTGAGAGGCACAGGGCCCTCCctgcacccccaccccacctgggcCCCCAATTTCAGGAGCCCAGTGATGCCAGACTTTCCCACGCTCAGATCCCTGGGCGGCAGGGATCAGCCAGTCTCCTGTAGACTGATGTAAGTGTGGGACACAGGAGAGGCCGGAGGTTCCTCTTGAGACTGGAGTCAGCCCTAGGCCTGCTGAGAACCCCCTGCTGGGTGGCACCGCAAGGTGAGGACTGGGGAACAGTCCACAGCAGCAGTCAGGAAGCCCCAGGTGAGCCACGCACGGTTGGAGGAGACTCAGGGCCTGGGGGTCCAGGAGGTGGGCTCCTCCAGAGACTGGTCCACCAGGTGCAGCAGGATTGCGGGTCCCACCGCCAGCCTAAGTGGAGGGCCGGTAGGTCCAGCTGGCAAGGCCCCATGGGAGTGGGGGACACCACTGAGACAGGCTGCAGAcctctgggaccagggctcaggCCAAGGACTCAAGTCAACTtcattgggggtggggagggcaaatCAACCTGCTAAGATGCCCACAAGTGAATTAGGGAATTAGCCTGAGTgtgaggtggggggaggctggCACAAGGCAGCTGTGCTCAGGAGCTTTGGCCCTACACAGCCCCTCCCTCTTCAAGGTGGGGCAGCACCCATTGCTTTGGGGATATGTGCTTCCCTGTGGGTCTAGGGAGGGCTGAACAAAGAGTTCCCAGGCCTGGGAGGAGCCAGCTGCCTGACGTCAGATTCAGGACTCAGCTGCAGTGGCGCCCAGCTTTGTCATCCCCCTGGTGCAGCCCCTCCTGGTCCTGGAGCTGCACATCTGGCTGCTTTCCCACTCCTGCTGGGCCCAGCCTATTCATTCACTTGGCACAAGTATTGTCCTGTGCTGGGTACTTTGAGGAATTTTGGGGGGCTCCAAGAAGAGTGACCCCAGAGCTGCCCCTCTGGTAAGGGAGATCTTTGGTCTCAAGAAACCTAGGATTTGACGCAGGAGGGCCTCCCGGTGTGGAGTGTTCAGGGGAAGCTTTTGTAAGGCAGGACATTTGAGCTGGCCTAATAGACTTGATGGCTAGTGGGCGACCCAGGCACCACCTCCTGGGAGGATCCAGGAGCTGCGTGGACAAAGGCAGGGAGGTGTcgggcaggggctggaggtgggggacaTAGAGAGCAGCCTTGCAGAGCCAGATGTGGGGCTCCAGAAGATGTCTGGGGCCGATACAGCTGGAGGCCCAGCAGCACTTTGCCAGCAGTGGGGCTTGGGAGCTCCTCTGCAGGTGTTTCCGTGAAGCCTGTGGGCCTAAGGGCCCTAGTTGCTGTCTGTGCTCCTAGGTGGCCAGAGTCCGGTTTGGAGATTCACAGGTACTTGCCCACTCCGTCTGCTGGGCCACCGGCCCCCCCAGAGGCTGCGagtctcatttattcattaagcCATTTACTATGGGGATGGGTGGGCGGTACTGGGTGCCATCTGGTGCCAGGGCAAGGGCAGGCCCCAGGGTGTGCCCGCGGGAGCCAGGCCAGGTCCACGTTCCGGGATCGGGGTTCACGTGCTAAGATAGTCCGCGGCGCGGAGTGACAGGAAGACGTCGGCCTTGCACTGGAACATGGCTCGGCCGTCGGGGAGCCGCTCGCAGCTCTGCAGGTTCCGGGTAACGTCCTCGACGCACacggcctgggggcggggggaggatgAGGGGGCGTCCGCACCCCTCCAGCGCCCCGCACCCTCCAGCGCCCAGTACTCACAAGGCTCCGCAGGCTGGGGCGCAGCTCCGGGAAAGGCTCCAGCCCGTCCCGGGGGTCCCGTGCCCACGGAGGGGCTCGGAGCGCCGCGCGTACGGCGACCTGCGGAAGCCGGACAACAGCCCCGCGGCGCAACCCACGGAGTAGTAGGCCGGCCCCGCCGCCTGCTTGTACCACGCGAGGCCGGGGGGCGCCAGCAGCAGGCACAGCGCCAAGGCGGCGGCCACCACTATCGCAAGCCCGGCCATGGGGAcgcgggcggcggcgggcggcggggcgcGAAACAGCAGCACCGGCGCTTTATATCTGCGGCTGGGCGGGGCGAGGTGCGAGGGCGGACGCCGGGACGCAGGGGCCTCCCCATCCCAGAGGGAGAAGCCCCATGGGGTCAGCGCCTATTGGGCACAGGGGCGCGCTGGAGGAACAGATGGTCGAGAGCTTGGTGGAGACgcccccttctcccccaccccggcccacCTCCCCGTTTCTGACCCTGCCTGCTCTTACTGGGAGGCGGCCCCCAGGCCACTCCCACCAACCTTGGTCCCTCCTGGGTCTGGCCTCAGTGGGAGCGGGGGCAGCAGTGCTGCACTGAACCCTCAACCAGTCCGATGGCGCCCCAGCCCCGAGTCACCTCCGGAGGTCCCCAGCACtcatgaggctggagagagagccACTGGCTGCACTGTGCCCAGGGGACAAACGAGCAGTTCCCACCCTAAAGGGGAACTGACCAGAGGACAAGGGCTTCTTGAGGAGGCACGGAAGTCTGGGAGGGCCTGGGGCCAGAAGTCAGTTTCAACAACTGGTCTGGTCCTCAGAGCTGATGGCAGGACAGGCAGAATGGCTCACAGGAGCGATGAGGGGAAGCCAGGGGAGAGCATTTGCAAAGGCAGGTGCTGTGATCCTGTGCCACCATGGCGGAGAGAGAGCTGAGGTTATGGGATCCTGAGAGGACCTGGTGTGGCCCCTGAGCTTCCCGGGAGAGGGCAGATGGCTGGACTctgggtgtgtgcagggcctggcaGGCAGCTGTGTGTCCAGCTCAAGGGGACCAAGCAGGCCCTGGGAGGACTGGGCTGGAACCCAGGAAAGAGTGGAGAGGAGCCCACCTGGCAGGGAAGGGGCAGTGGCCTGCCAGGAGGACCATGTGACCTGTGGCAAGCTGTGGACCCCTCTGGGGTGAGTGCACCTGTCCCAGTGCAGGAAGGCTAAAAGCCTGGAGGCTGGGCTCAGGGTCTGGCACCCCAGGCATGTGGGTACTTCCTGTCACAGGAGAGCATTCCCCAGGGAAGGAAGGACTTCAGGGAGGGGAGGCGGACTGGGGGTAGGCCAGATGGAGGCCAGGCCCCGCAGTGGGACCCTCTACAGTTGCCACAGCCCACTTCTCAGTGAGGGCTGGTCTTCCTACTGGTCTGTGAGCTCCTTGGTGACCCTGCATCCAGACAGTGTAGACAGGCCCCTAGAGTAGAGCTGCTGCCTAGAAACTGGCAGCTAAGTAGGAGCACCCAGGAGGCTGAACCCAAGGGTCCAAGATGGAGGGCACACAGCAGGCGACGTCAGCCATTAGGCTTGCTCAGCCACCCGTCCTCCTGCTCACACTTTCCAAACATCCTGGCCACgtgccttcccaggacagacaccAGCACAAGGGCCCTGGCAGTTGGGTTTCTGGGCAAGGAGCACATGACCTCCAGGTTCTGTGAGGGCTTCCTTTCCTCTGGGCACAATGTTCAGATGGGAAGCATGGTACCACATGGGTGACCATGCACTGCCCAGTCTTCTCGCCTGGGGACTGGGGACAGGTAGAGTAGCATAAACGTGCTCAGCAACCAGCTACAGGACAGTGGCCCCGAGGGGGGAGGTCATCGAGAATAGACTGGAAGGAGCCAGTGCTCACAAGACATGCAGCCTGCAGCGGTCTCCACCAAGAAGCTGCACAAGACCATTAGGTCTGGGACCGCTGCCCCCCAGGGGCCACCACCCCATGGGAGCTGTGGTGGAACAGAAGTGCTCAAAGATGGCCCAATGGCTGTCCTTCCCTAGGAAGGGAGACCCTCAGACACCTGCGGACACATCCTAACGTCAAGGACATCAGCCCTGACAAGGAGCTGGCTTTCAGTTGGAGCAGGGGAGAAAGGGATCAAGAAAACCCATCACAGCTGCCTCAGCAGAGCCGGTTCAGCACCACCAGCACCTGCTCAGGGAAGGCCCACCGGCAGGAGGAACCAAAGCAGTGGCCACCAGCTGTGTCCTGCCAAGGTCCTAACGACCAGCCTGAAGAGTAGTCCCCAGGCCTCCGCACGGCTAGTCTCTTCAAGCCGCTGAGCCCGTCCCTCCTACCCCGGCTCCTCCGGCTGATCCCAAGCTCCTTCTCCTCCAGGGGATGTGACTCAGGGCCTCGTGGAAACACATCGAGATGTTTATTCATGAGAGTTTTCATTTCGGCGCACACCAAGACAGCCTCAGCACCAAGAAAACAAGCAACAGGAGGCCTCTGGCCAGGCTCATGTGGTTTAATGAGTTTTACTTATTGGATAAAAGTGTCAGTGTTGTGATGGAAAAAAACAACCGCAGCTCCAGTCCTCGTTTCAACCCTGTCACAGCCCAAAGGGGACTGTCCCAGTGGAAACCATGGCCACCCAGAGCCAATGTGGGGGTGGGGCCGTCTCAGGGCGAGGGGGGAGTAAGGCAGTGCAGCCTCACTCCTTGAACTTCCACTCCTGGCGGCACATGGGGCAGTGCTGCTGCACCTGCTGCGCATTGAGCCACTTGAGGATGCAGTGCATGTGGAAGCAGTGCGAGCACTGGCCCCACACCAGCGGGCAGTCGTCACCTGGCACCTTGCCTGCGGGTGGGATGAGAGGACTAGTGAGTCACAGAGCTCGGGACAAGCCAGGTGGGGGATGTGCACCCAGGGTGGCCTTGTGTCTTAGAGAGGACAGGTTTCAGGAGTGAAACCACAGATTCTGCCGTGCAGCTGCCCCAGGTAAACATCTGCAAAGCCCACCCAGGCTGCTCCTGCTTCCACTCTCCCCTCGCAAGGGGGAGCAGCTCAGGGAGCTCAGCGGCAGGAAGAGCTCTGGCCTCCCAGGGGCTGGGCCCATCTGCAGACACACCACAGCTCTGCCATCACCTGGCACCTGTGATGCCAAGAAGGTTACATCAGTGTGTCAAGGAGCCTGCAGAGGTGACCCGCCTCTGAGCGGTGAACTATTCCTCTTGATCAAGGTGAGGTGGGCTGGGGCCTTGGGACCTAGATGGCTCCTTCCTTAGGCAGCAGGGACCCAGTGCAGTACCAGGGAGTGGGCTGGTGGCAGCTGGGAGTGATACAGCACTACCTTccatttcctctccatttctagCCTAAAAGGATCCTACCTCCAAGGCCCAGGGCACCTGCTGCTGGCACTCCACCCCACACACCTGGAAATGCTACCTCTGTGgagagggcctggcacagagaggaCATGCTACACTGCCTGTCATCAAGAGAAACTAGCCTCTCTCTGATTTTCAAGAATCTAGAAAACCCCATCACGCAGCTGGTGCCAGTAGAGCACAATGGCCGCCCCCAGCCATCAGGCAGCTGGTGCCAGCAGAGCACAGTGGCCTCCCCCAGCCTCGAGTCAGGTCCCCATGGGCATTAAGGAGCTGCAGCTTGCTTTCTCCACCCTCTCTTAGGGGTGTCATTCCCCCAATCATTGCCCTGGGGGCCCTTCACGCCTATCAAACACGAGCTGTATCCAGATGTCACTAGCACATAAACACGGTGGACCAGCCGGACAAGCCAGGGTGAACAGGGTACATCCTGTCCACGAAGTGGTTCCTAAGTGCAGGGCTGAACCCCTGTGACCACAGGGCTGGGCTGGTCACCTGTGGTCCTGGTCCTCACTCTTTGACACCAAACACAGGGACAGTTGACTGTACGATGCGTTAAAGAGATAACACCACGGCTGAGCCACATGACAATGCTCTCATGTAGCACCTACAAAACCTCATGTAGCACCTGCTCCGAGCTGCACAAGGGGCTGGGAACCTGGCCTGTGCTCTCATCCAACCTCACGGTGCTCCCGCAGCCTCCGTCACCCGACCTGACAGACAGGAGGCCAGGGCCACACGACTCACGAAGGCAGATGCCACTGCCTGAAGGGACCAGGAGGCTGGTATGGGTGCCAGGTCTTAAATATCCTTCAATGTCTGCTGAAAACACTCAGCTCCTTCCCAATTCGCAAGCAGCCCCTGCCCCACAGTGGTACCTAAACCCCACGGAGCCAGAAGGGATGGGCACTTCCATCTTTCTACTCTTTGGTTTGGGGCAGTGTTCCTCAATCTTTCAAAAAATCCTTTCAATAATGAAACGCCACACCCTTTCTGAAACTTTTatgacaaaacaaacagaaaataatttacttGGCCAATACAAAACGATCTAACTCACTCTGCTTCCCAGGCCAGGGGCGGTGGGGTGAGTAggactctgtgccaggaacccaCAGAGTGTGACACCTGATTTATATTGGTTCCCACCCACCCAGGGTCTTTCCAACCTCAGCAGAACTATGCTTGGAATCACCCCTAACACATTAGTCCCTACAAACAGAGTCTGGAAGAGGGTGAGCAGGGGCCAGCCAGCCTGTTGGTGGGGGTACCCAGCCATCCTGTCCGTTTGAGGGAGGGCTCCTGGAGGCAGCCCGCCGGGGCATCTGACAGCACAAGTGCAAGCTGACAGTGACTCATGCCAGCGCCGGTGGAATCTTCTTAACAAGACTTTCACTCCCAAAGCCCAGGGACGAGGAGCAGATTTATGACAGCCTGAGTCACTCTGGATTCTCCATAGGAGTTCCATTTCAGCAGAGAGAAACCCAGTGTCACTTGATCTGTATAGAAAGCGCCCTGGCCTAGCCAAACACTTTGCTCACTCTAACCTCATAACTAGCAGGTCCAAAGTTCAGACTCTAAACCCCCTCTTCCTAGCAGCCAGCACACGTGAGCAAGCACCGCACACTGGGATGCGGCCCCTGGTGCCATCTCAGACACAAAGGCTCACTGGCCCACATTAGGCCGAGGGAATGGCCACATAAATGCTTCCGAGAACTTTTCTGTTCAGAGGTCACAATCTGCTGCTGAGGAAGTTGCAAGTACCTACCCACAGCCTGTGCTGTACCCTTAGGAAGGGTGGTTTTAAATGGATTAAACCAAGCCAGACCTTGTGCTTCTACTTTCCTTCCCTGTTATGTAAAACCTCATCAAGTAGAGCCAATCACTGACTTCCCAAGATTATATCCCACCTGTTTGATTAAATCAGGATAGATTAGCCCCTGAGTGATGACATTTCCTCTCAGGAGATGTAAAGATTAAGACTAAGATAAAATGATATTTGCACTACAATTCAATAATTTCAATTTCATGGTAAGAAACAAAAACCTATGATTATTCCAATGCTCACAGCCCCACAGTGACAGGCCTGGTCACTGACTTCTCATCAGTCCCCAAGTCCCACTTCTCTCTTGGGACCACCCTTGTCCCCTAGGCAAAGCCTCAGATCCTTTCAGTTGGGTCTGACTAAAAACTAAATTCACTGGTGCAAAAATCTGCTTCTGACCCAAATATATAACCAAACACTTTCATTTCACAGAATACAGTGGGGACAAAGGAACAAGGCAAAAGACACCACCAAGAAGAAATCTGATAAAACCTGAGCGCAGGCATTCTGCAAGACAACACTTTCTGAAATAAttagatgtcttttttaaaaagggacagAGAACTCGAAACAGAACTGCTCTAGATTAAGTAGCGAAGGAACAAAGTGATCACACCTTGGGTCCTGGCTCACCCCacccaataataaaaagacatttggggggcttccccggtggtgcagtggttgagagtccgcctgcggatgcaggggacatgggttcgtgccccggtccgggaggatcccacatgccgcggagcggctgggcccgtgagccatggccgctgagcctgtgctcctcaacgggagaggccacaacagtgagaggcccgcgtaccgcaaaaaaaagacatttggaaacaactaaagaaatctgaataaggaCTAGGAATGAGGGGCAACAGTAAAGAACTATCGTCATGTTATCTGATGTGACAACAGTGGTGGGTAAAAGTCAGCACTACATTTAGAGACGCAGCTGAAGTGAGTGGGGTGAGGCTTCATATCTAGCATTAACTTTAAAACATCTGggcaaaaacaaatatagacaCGTTACTCACTGCTCTATGTGCTGCATGGGGGATGACCTTATAACATTACGTTTTTGTGTTCGCTtgagaattttcaaataaaaggtTTTAACACAACTTTTTGTTCCACGTGTCTCATAGCGACTTCCATCAGGATAGGAAGCTGTGCTCTTTTTCTTACAAAACTTTTGACGGGGTCTTTGTACAAATATGGGCCCAAATAGCCTGGCTTTTCTCTATTAACTTTTCCTGGGGAAAGGAAACCAAACCCTAGGGACGCTGCGCAGGTATTTCTAGGGACACGTCAAGGCCGAAGGGTAGGCAAAGCTCGAGAGAGAGCGGGCAGGGTGCACTCACAGTCCGGGCAACAGCCATTGAAGGCCATCCGGCAGATGCCGCAGTTCTCGTCGTTGGCCACCCAGAGCCAAGTGGCCACACCGTTCCAGCACTTGATCTTCACCTTCATGGCGCGGGAAGCCTGCGGGGAGGAAAGAGACCACGAGGCTCCGTTGAGTATGCGGAGCTACAGCACTTGTGAGCCAAAGAAGGAGTGCCGCCCCGAGCCAGAGGGTCAGCGCAAGCAGGAGTCGCCGCCGAAGGGCAGCACAAGCTGTCTACaagggggctggggctgggaccgGGACCGACTCCTCGGGAAACCAGGACGCTCAAGGCGTCTGGCAACACCGCACTTCTGCGTGGGCGTCCAGAGAAAGGCGCGTCGGATTCCGTTAACAATTGCAAAAACGTGCTCTGCGCAACTTCTGAAAGGGACATGACTGACGGGGTGAGAGATGAAGACCCACGCCCGCTCCCTACGAGGTCACGCCGTAACAACCCCGGGCCAGGTCGCGCAAGCCGCACCCGCTCCCCGCCGCGAGACTGGGGTGCGGGGTCTGAgtgcggtgggggaggggcaagggaggGTCGGCACGCCCGGCCCCGCCCCAACGGCCTCACCCCCGCCGACCTAATCGCGCGCCGCCCCACCCGCTTTCAGTTGGCAGCGCCGGCGCCGCGCGGGAAGGTATGTAAACGACTGCCGCCGCGGCCCGGCAATTCTCAGCGGCGCCTGCCGAGCCCCTTGGCCCAGCGCGCACGCGCCGCCTCGCTCCTTGCCGACGCCACCGACCCACAGCCAATCCACGGCCGCTCCGAGGACGCGGCACCGGAAAACCCCGGGCGGCGCAGGAAGTGACGTGCCGACGTGCTGACGCGCGGGCTCGAGCCGAGGCCGATTCCGCGCCCGCCATGGCCGACAAAATGGATATGTCTCTGGACGACATCATTAAACTGAACCGGAGCCAGCGAGGCGGCCGCGGCGGGGGCAGGGGCCGCGGCCGGGCCGGCTCCCAGGGCGGCCGCGGAGGCGGGGCGCAGGCCGCAGCGCGAGTGAACCGAGGCGGCGGACCCATTCGGAACCGGCCGGCCATCGCCCGCGgcgcggcgggcggcggcggcagaAACCGGCCGGCGCCCTACAGCAGGGTGAGTGCGGAGGCCGGGTGGCGGGCCGCGGCAGGGGAACGGGCCGGCGGCGCGGCGC harbors:
- the NPB gene encoding LOW QUALITY PROTEIN: neuropeptide B (The sequence of the model RefSeq protein was modified relative to this genomic sequence to represent the inferred CDS: inserted 1 base in 1 codon), coding for MAGLAIVVAAALALCLLLAPPGLAWYKQAAGPAYYSVGCAAGLLSGFRRSPYARRSEPLRGHGTPGXGLEPFPELRPSLRSLAVCVEDVTRNLQSCERLPDGRAMFQCKADVFLSLRAADYLST
- the ANAPC11 gene encoding anaphase-promoting complex subunit 11 translates to MKVKIKCWNGVATWLWVANDENCGICRMAFNGCCPDCKVPGDDCPLVWGQCSHCFHMHCILKWLNAQQVQQHCPMCRQEWKFKE